In Streptomyces sclerotialus, the DNA window GGCCCCCGATGAACGACGGTGGCCGGGGACCGCGCGGTCCCCGGCCACCGGACTGTCCGGTCCTCCCGGCGTCACATCGGGTCGCCCGGCCGCCTCTCGGTGCCCGGGCGGTCCTCCCCGGTCCGGCCGCCCGCAGCCGGCCCGTGCCCGCCCTGGCCTTCGGACATCCGGCGCAGGGACTCCTTGGCCTTGGTCGTCCCCTTACCGATCTGGCTGCTGTACTTGCCCTTCGTCCTGGCGTCGGCCGTCCTCGCGGCCCTGTCCAGGCCCCGGTCGATCTTGTCCCCGTGCTGGTGCGCGAGGTCACCGGCCTTGCCCTTGAGGAGGCCGGCCTTGGCCTTCAGATTGTCCAGCAGGCCCATGAGCCACCTTCCTTGGTCCGTGGACGCATGGTTCAAAAGCGCCCATACCTGCCCTTTACCCTACTCTTGCGGGCCAAACCCCGGACTCGTTCGTACCGTGGCCTGCCCTCCGGGGAGCGGGCAGCACGATGGCTCATTCGAAACCGGCCGCGCGGTTTGACAGACTGGCGCGGTGAACAACGCAGTTCCCGCTCCGCGGGTCATCGCCGTC includes these proteins:
- a CDS encoding antitoxin, translating into MGLLDNLKAKAGLLKGKAGDLAHQHGDKIDRGLDRAARTADARTKGKYSSQIGKGTTKAKESLRRMSEGQGGHGPAAGGRTGEDRPGTERRPGDPM